In Armatimonadota bacterium, the DNA window GCGGCAACAAGTACGCTCCCAACCCCGCCCTGACCGCAACGTGGCCGGAGGTCTTCATCTCCATGGGCCTGACCGCCGAGCTGGTGGCCAAGCGCTTCCACATCAGCCGGGAGGAGCAGGACCGGTTCAGCCTGCGCAGCCACCAGCGCGCCGCCGCCGCCATCGCCGCCGGCAGGTTCGCCGACGAGATCCTGCCGCTGGAGGTAACGCGCTGGGAGGAGGAAGACGGGCGGCCCCGAAAGCGACAGGTCACCTTTGCCGTCGACGAGGGAGTGCGCACCGACACCTCGCTGGAGAAGCTGGCCGCCCTCCCTCCGGTCTTTGCCAGGGATGGGGTGATCACGGCGGGCAACGCCTCCCAGACCAGCGACGGAGCCGCCGCCGTGGTGGTCGCGGCGCCGGAGGTGGCAGCGCGGCTGGGCGCAAAGCCCCTGGGCCTCTTCCGTGCCTTCGCCGTCGCCGGGGTGCCGCCGGAGATAATGGGTATCGGCCCGGTGGAAGCCATCCCCAAGGCGCTGCGCCAGGCGGGGCTGCGTCTCGAGGACCTGGACCTGATCGAACTAAACGAGGCCTTCGCTGCCCAGGCGCTGGCGGTGGTGCGGGCCCTGGAGCTGAACGAGGAGCACCTCAATATCAACGGCGGCGCCATCGCTCTGGGCCACCCTCTGGGGGCCACGGGGGCCCGCATGACCACCACCCTGCTGTACGAGATGCAGCGCCGCCAGGCGCGATACGGTATGGTGACCATGTGCATTGGCGGCGGGATGGGTGCGGCCGGGATTTTCGAACGGCCGTAGATGCCGCGGGAGTTCCGCCCTCCGGGGCGGCGCGGTCGCGGTTTCCAGCGAAAGCGGTCGCGGTTTCAGCGAGAAGGGGAAGGCGAGGGAGGCCCCATGGAGACGCAGACAGCACTGACCACGCGCGGCGGCGGGTTCCTCCTGGCGGAGGGCGATCCACTGGCGGTCTTCACCCCTGAGCGGTTGAGCGAGGAGCACCGCCTGGCAGCGCGCTCCGTCACCGAGTTCCTGGAGCGCCAGGTCCTGCCGCAGACCGCAGCGCTGGAGGGCAAAGACTGGGAGCTGACGCGGCGGCTGCTGCGGGAGCTGGGGGAGCTGGGCTTTCTGGGGACGGAAGTCCCCGAGGCCTACGGCGGTCTGGGCCTGGACAAAATCACCTCCCTGGTGATCGCTGATGCCCTGGGGCCGGCGTCCTCCTTCGCCGTCTCGGTGGGCGCGCACGTGGGCATCGGCATGCTGCCCATCGTCTTCTTCGGCAACGAGGAGCAGAAGCAGCGCTTCCTGCCGCGGATGGCCCGGGGAGAACTGATCGGTGCCTACGCCCTGACGGAACCCACCGCGGGATCGGACGCCATGGCCATCCGCACCAGCGCCGTGCGCACGCCCGACGGCAGCGCCTACCTCCTCAACGGGAGCAAGCAGTTCATCACCAACGCCGCCTTCGCCGACCTCTTCATCACCTTCGCCAAGGTGGACGGCGAGCAGCACACCGCCTTCATCGTGGAGCGGTCCACCCCGGGGCTGAGCATTGGCCCGGAGGAGCACAAGATGGGGATCCAAGGCTCCTCCACCGCCTCCCTCCTCTTCGACAATGCCCGGGTGCCGGCGGAGAACCTGCTGGGCCAGGTGGGGCAGGGCTTCAAGATCGCCATGAACATCCTGAACATGGGCCGCTTCAAGCTGGCCGCCGGCTGCCTGGGGGCGGCACGGGCAACATTCCGCGAGGCGGTCCTCTACGCCCGAGAGCGCCGGCAGTTTGGCCGGCCCATCAGCAGCTTCGGCCTGATCAAGCAGAAGCTGGCGCAAATGGCCATGCGCCTCTACGCCGCCGAGTCCATGGTCTACCGCACCGGCGGGCTGGTGGAGCTGGCCCTGGGCGGGGCGCATGCCAACAGCCAGGCGGTGATGGCCGCGCTGGAGGAGTACGCCGTGGAGTGCTCCATCAACAAGGTCTTCGCCTCTGAGGTGTTGGACTTCGTGGTGGACGAGACAGTCCAGATCTTCGGCGGCTACGGCTTCATCGAGGAATACCCCGCGGCACGTGCCTACCGCGACGCCCGGATCAACCGCCTCTTCGAGGGGACCAACGAGATCAACCGCATGGTCGTCACCGGCATGCTCCTGCGACGGGCGCAGCGCGGGCAGCTGCCCCTGGTGCAGGCGGCGCGGGCGGCCACAGAAGAGCTCCTGGCTCCCCCGGCCGCAGGTGACGGACAGGGCACCGGGCCCCTGGCCGCCGAGCGGCAGCAGGTGGCGCTGGCGAAGAAGGCGGCGCTCTTTACCTCCGGGGTCGCTCTGCAGAAGCACGCCTCCGGTATCGAGGAACAGCAGGAAATTCTGGCCTGGCTGGCCGATATGGTAGCCGAGATCTTTGCCATGGAGAGCGCGGTCCTGCGCGCAGCGCAGGCCGCCGCGGGGGAGGAGACCCTGCACACTCTGCTGGCCCGGGGATACGTACAGGAGGCCCTGCCCCGGCTGGACGGGCTGGCCCGCCAGGTGCTGGCCGCCTCCGCGGAGGGCGAGGACCTGCGCACGGTCCTCGCCGGGCTGCGGCGGTTGCTGCGCTACACGCCGGTGAACACCGTAGCGTTGCAGCGGGCGATTGCCGACCGCGCTGTGGAGGCGGGGCGGTATCCCCTGTAGCCGTCCCCCCAAACCAAGGGAGGCCCCATGAGGATCACCACCGACCCACGCAAGGCCTTTCCGCGCCGTTTCGTCCCGCCCACGGCCAACATGGGCCGCTGGGAGGAGATCGAGCCGCTGGGCCAGGCCCTGCTGGCACGCCAGCCCCAGTCGCCGCAGGCGCTGGAACAGTGGCTGGAGGATACAAGCGAGCTGGCGGCGGCGGTCTGGGAGGAGCGCAACCGGCGCTACATCGCCATGACCTGCCAGACCGATGACCCCGATCGCGAGCGGGCCTTCCTGGCGTTCGTCCAGCAAGTGGAACCCCGGGTGAAGATGCTGGGGCACCGCCTGGACGAGGCTTACCTGCACAACCCGCACCGCACGGGGCTGCCCCCGCGCTACCGCCTTCTGGACCGGCGCATCGAGAACCGCTTCAGCCTCTACCGCGACGAGAACATCCCGCTGGAGGTTAGGGAGAACGAGCTGCGCACCCGGTACCAGAAGGTGAGCGGGGCGATGACCGTGGTCTTTCGCGGGGAGGAGCGCACCCTGCCTCAGATGGCTGTGTTCATGGAGGATCCGGACCGGGCCACGCGGCAGGAAGCCTGGGAGCTGGTCGCCCGGCGGCGCCTGCAGGACAGGGAGATCCTGGAGGATCTCTTCGATCAGCTGCGCGCCGTGCGGCTGCAGATCGCCGCCAACGCGGGGTTCACCTCTTACGTAGACTACATCTTCCGCCGCTACGAACGCTTCGACTACACGCCGCAGGATTGCGTCCGCTTCCACCACGCGGTGGAGGAGCACTTCGTCCCCCTGATGGAGCATCTCCTCCGCCAGCGGCAGCGCCTGCTGGGTGTCGACCGCCTCCGCCCCTGGGACCTGGATGTGGACCCGCTGGGCCGACCGGCGCTGCGGCCCTTCGCCGTGGCAGACGACCTGGTGGCCCGTGCCGAGGAGGTGGTCCGCCGGGTCGACCCTGAACTGGGCGAGCACTTCCGCTTCATGCGGGAGGAGGCGCTGCTGGACCTGGAGAGCCGCAAGGGCAAGGCGCCCGGGGGGTACCAGAGTGAGCTGACGGAAAGGCGCTGGCCGTTCATCTTCATGAACGCGGTGGGGCTGGACCGGGACGTGCGTACCCTGCTGCATGAAGCCGGTCACGCGCTCAACTCCATCGCCGCGCGGGAGGAGCCGCTCCTGGAATACCGGGACCCTCCGCTAGAGTTTGCAGAAGTAGCATCCATGGGCATGGAGCTGCTCTCTGCGCCCCACCTGGAGGTCTTCTACCCGCGGCCGGAGGATCGCCGCCGCGCCTACCGCGAGCGGCTGGAGGGGATCGTCCGCCTCCTGCCCTGGGTCGCCACCGTGGACGCCTTCCAGCACTGGCTCTACGCCCACCCGGCGCACACCCCGGAGGAGCGGCGTTCCGCCTGGGTGGCCACCTACACCCGCTTTCACCGCACGGTGGACTGGAGCGGCTACGAGGAGGCCCTGGGCTACCAGTGGCACCGCCAGCTGCACATCTTCCTCCACCCGCTGTACTACATCGAATACGGCATCGCCCAGCTGGGCGCGCTGCAGGTCTGGCTGCGCTCGCGGACCGACTACCGGGACGCCGTGGCCCGATACCGGGCGGCCCTGGCCCTGGGCGGTACCCGGCCACTCCCGGAGCTGTTCACCGCTGCCGGGGCGCAATTCCGCTTCGACGCGGAGACGGTAGCCCCGCTGGCGGAGGCGCTGGCGGAAGAGCTGGCGCAGATCCCCGATGCCTGACGCCTCCCCGGCCCCGCCTGACGATGGCTGAAGCCCTCCGCCCGCAGGAGCTCGGGCCCCGGATCGGCGCGCCCATCCCGCCGTTCGAGGCCTCCGACCAGTTTGGCCGCCAGCAGACCTTTGAGACCATCCGCGGTGCGTCCGGGGCGCTGATCGTATTCATCCGCAGCGCCGACTGGTGACCCTACTGCAAAGGCCAGCTCGTGGAGCTGGAGCACAACAGGCAGCGGCTGGCGGCAGAGGGCTGGGGGATCTGCGCCATCAGTTACGATCCGGTAGAGGTCCTCCGTGACTTCGCCAGGCGCCGCGGCATCACCTATCCTCTGCTGGCCGACCCGGATTCCCGCATCATCCGCCGCTTCGGCCTCCTCAACGAGGAGATCGAGCCGACCAGCCGGGATTACGGGGTTCCCTACCCGGCGACCTTCCTGGTGGACCAGCGGGGGGCTGTGGTGCACAAGATCATGGAGCAGCACTATATCCACCGCCTGCCCGTGACCACGCTGCTTTTGCGCCTCGGCAAGACCCCCCTCCTTCCGCCGCCGCGCCCGGTCCGGCAGCTCCCCTACCTGGAGATCCTGACCGCGGCCACAGAAACCGCCCTCTACCCCGGCAACCTGGTGACCATTTACGCCGACCTGCAGCCTCATCCGGGGGTAGGCGTGTACGCTCCCGGCGTAGCCGGGTACCAGGGCGTAGCGCTGACGTTAGAACCACAGCCCTACCTGCAGGTCCGCACCGTCCACTATCCCGCGGCGACGGTCCTGCCTGTCCCCATCCCGGGAGAGACGCTGACCGTCTACAACCGCCCGGTGCGAATCAGCGTGGAGGTGGCGCTGGGGAACCGCCTCGAGCTGCAGCCGGTCTACGAGGCCGGTGGCACCCTGGAGATCCGGGGGAAGCTGGCCTTCCAGGCGTGCGACGACCGCGCCTGCTACCCTCCGCAGGAAGTCCCGCTGCTCTGGACCTTCTCGCTGCGCCCTCCGGACCTGGAGCGCCCGCCCGAGGCTTTGCAGTACCGGGAGAAAGGCGCGAAGCGGTAGAAGGCCCTGCGATGAGGTCGGCGGGCTGACCCACGGGGCTCAGAGTACCGGGGGACGGTCTCAGACCACCCGGACGGCTGGGACTCCCGGAGGAGGGCTCAGACCACCGGACGGTGGAGCAGGTCGAGGACCAGCGCAGCCGTCCAGGAGAAGTCCTGCCCGCCTCTCCCCTCTCCGGTGTAGGCATGGAAGTACTCGTAGAACCCCCCCGTGCGCACGAGATCCAGCGTCTCCTCCGCCAGCTCCCGCGCCTCCTCCCGCAGGCCCAGCCGTTCCAGCCCCCGCAGCAGCAGCCAGTTGATGTTCACCCAGACCGGGCCGCGCCAGTAGCGCGCGGGGTCGAAGCCTGGCTGGTCAGGGGGCACAGAGGGGAGGAGGCGGCATCCGTGGCTGCGGCGGCGGTAGCGGGCCGCCATGGCCGCAGCCTGGCCGGCGTCGATGAGCCCGGCAAAGATGGCAACGAGGCCCGCCACTGTGTCCACGGGGATCTGCGCTCCCCGCTGCAGGTCGTAGTCACGGAACAGCTGCGCCTCTTCGCTCCAGAGCGTCCGCCGGTAGGCTTCCCGGAAGGCCTCCAGCTCCTCCTGAGGAAGCGGGGGCGGTTCGTCCAGCGCTGCCGCGATGCTGTTGAGGTCGGTGGCTGCCTGATACCAAATGGCATTAAATAGCGCGTCGTACACGGCAAAGGGCGAGCATGCCAGCACCTCCGGCAGCTCGTAGCCCGCTCCCGTGATGACCTCCACCAGGTACATGTACAGGTCGTAGTCCGCTGCTGTCGGCCGCTCCGCAGCCTGCACCACGGTGGTGTCGGTGCGCCGGTAGGATCGCGACGGCTTGAGGCCCAGGCCCACCAGGTGATCCCAGCGGGGGCTGTTGTCCAGCCCGCTCTCCCAGGGGTGCAGGACAAGGATGAGCGGGGAGCCGCCGGCGGTCCGCCGTTCCGGGAAAAAGCGGACCGAGGCCCGCAGCGGCTCGTAGACCCGCCGCCACCAGGTCATGCGGATATCCACGTCCGGCTGCATCAGGCCCAGCAGGGAGACGGCACTGGCCAGCACCGGGGGCTGGGTGATGCCGCTGGTGCGCTCGCCGGGGTGGCGCACGGGCACTCCCGGCCAGTTCTCCGGGCCGGGGGTGTAGTCGCGCACTGCGGGGTTGTACCGGATATGCGGCACCATGCCGTTTATCCACTGCCCGGCCAGCAGGCTCTCCACCTCGCGGGTCGCCCGGAGCCAGTCCAGGTGCCCCCAGCCCACGGCGATGAAGGCACTGTCCCAGTTCCACTGGTGGGGGTAGAGGCGCGGGCTGGGGCGGGTGTAGTCCCCCAGGTCGTTGGTGCGAAGGACGGCCTCGGCGGCCGCGGCCAGTGCAGCGTCCGACGTGATCATCCGTGGGGTAGGGCCTGACCGCTGCGTGCGTCCATCAGGCGGATGCGCGCCGGATCAAAGCGCAGCCAGACGCAAGAACCCCCGGTCGCGTGGAACTCCACGGCTGTGGTGACCTTCAGCACGGCGCCGCCCGCCTCCACGGTCAGGAGCTGCTGCGGGCCCACCGGTTCCAGCACCAGGACCCGTGCCGGGATGCCCTCCGGCACCGGCTGGAGGCTTACGGCGATATGCTCCGGGCGGATGCCCAGCAGTACCGGGCCGGATACCTCTGCAGAGGTGCGACCGTTGGCGGGAATACTGACGCCGGCCACCTCCACCACCTGCCGGCCCTCCTCCCACCTCAGGATCGCCTCCAGGAAATTCATGGGCGGATTGCCGATGAAGCCGCCCACGAACTGGTTGACGGGTGTGTCGTAGACGCGGGCCGGAGTATCGCACTGGACGATGCGGCCGTCCTTCATCACCGCGATCCGCTCCCCCAGGCTCAGGGCTTCCACCTGGTCGTGGGTCACGTAGACCGTGGTGGAGCGCACCTCGCCGTGGAGGCGCTTCAGCTCGGCGCGCATCTGCAGCCGCAGCAACGCGTCCAGGTTGGATAGTGGCTCGTCCATGAGCAGGACCTGGGGGCGCATGACGATGGCCCGCGCCACCGCCACCCGCTGGCGTTGCCCGCCCGAAAGCTGCCCCGGGTAGCGGTCCAACAGGTGGTCGATCTGCAGGAGGGCCGCTCCCTCTTCCACCCGCTGCCGCACCTCCGCAGGGGGCAGGCGACGCATGCGCAGACCGAAGGCGATGTTGTCGAAGACGGTCATGTGGGGAAAGACGGCGTAGCTCTGGAAGACCATGGCGATCTCCCGCCGCGCCGGGGGCCAGTCGGTGACGTCCCGCCCGCCGATGAAGACGCGGCCGGAGTCCACCCGCTCCAGGCCAGCCAGGCAGCGAAGCACCGTGGTTTTGCCGCAGCCGCTGGGCCCTAGCAGCACCATGAACTCGCCGTCGCCGATCTCCAGCGAGACGTCGTCGACCGCAATCACCCTGCCGAACTGCTTGCGCACCCGTTGCAGCGCAATGGTGGCCATGGCTTTCCCGCGTCCCTCCCTGGCCCCGCCTCCTCAGCGGACGGTGACCCCCCACAGTGTCAGCAGGTACCGCCGGATCAGCAGAATGACGATCAGGGCGGGGACGATCATGAAGAATCCGGCGGCAAAGCGGTAGTCCAGCGGGGCTCCGGCAGCGCCCACGGCGTTCATCACCAGGGCAGGGAGCGTGCGGTTGCGCAGGGTGAGGATGGTGGCGGCGAAGACCTCGTTCCAGGAGAGGACGAAGGTGAAGATGGCCGCCGCGGCCAGGCCCGGGAGGGCGATGGGGAGGGCCACCCGGCGGAAGGCCTGCAGCCGGCTGCAGCCCAGGGTCAAGGCCGCCTCCTCCAGTTCCAGAGGCACGCCCAGGAAAACGCTCATGGTGATGATGATGGTGAAGGGCAGGGCCAGAGCCGTGTGCACGAAGGCCACACCCCACAGGGTGTCGTACAGCCCCCAGCGGATGAAGGCCACCGCCAGGGGTACTGCCAGGATGGTGGCAGGAAACATCTTGGTGGCCAGGATCCCCAGGCGGAAAATCTCCCGGCCGGGGAAACGGAAGCGGGAGAGGGCGTAGCCGGCCGGCGCTCCGATGGCCACCGACAGCCCGATGGTCAGGGCGGCCACCAGCAGGCTGTTCAGGGTCGACGGCAGCACCCCCTGCGCCTGGAAGAAAAAGCGCATGGTCTCCGCCGACCAGGGCTGCGGCAGCAGCGGCCGCGGCCAGGCGTAGAGCTGCGAGCGCGGGGTGAAGCTGGCCAGGGCAATAAGCACAAGCGGCAGCAGGACCCAGGCAGCCAGCAGCGCCACCGTCACCCCCAGAAGAGCCTGCCGCGCGGGACGGCTCATGCGCGGGCCACCTCCTCCTCCCGGGTGCGCAGCAGGCGCAGGTAGAGCACGGTGACGGCCATGGACGTTCCCATGATCAGCACGGCGTAGGCGCTGGCCACGTGGGGGTTGCGGTAGATGGTGTACTGAAAATACGCCTCCCCCGCCAGGACCGGGACGATGCGCCCGGCCAGGGTGATCACGGTGGCAAAGAGCTGAAACGCCAGGATGGTGCGGATGATCAGCGCCGTCTGCAGGACGGGCCGCAGCAGCGGCAGGGTCACGTAGCGCAGCTTCCGCCAGCCGGTGGCCCCGAAGACCTCCGCCGTCTCGAAGAAGTCCCGCGGGATCAGCTGGAGGCCCGCCACCAGGATGAGCATGACGATGGCCGTCGCTCGCCAGACCTCGGTGGCCACGATGGCGCCGTAGAGCAGCAGCGGCTGCTCAAACGTCAGGAAGGTGATCGGTCGCGGCACCAGGTTCAACCCCTGCAGGAGCATGTTCAGGTAGCCGCGCTCCGTGAAGATGGACAGCCAGACCAGCCCGGCGGCCAGGTCGGAGATGCCCAGAGGGATGGCAGCCACGTAGAGGAAGGCGGTGTGCCCGGTGAAGCGGCTGTGCACCAGCAGGGCGATCAGCAGGGCGATGGTCACCTGCAGGGGGATGACCATGGCCGCAAGCAGCAGGCTGTTGCGGAGCGCCCCGCTGAAGTACGTGTCCCCCACCATGGCCTGGAAGTAGCGCAGGGTCAGGGCGCCGTCGGGGCCGCGGATACTTAGGGCCAGCGCCTGCAGCATGGGGTATACGAAGAAGGCCGCCAGGAAGATCAGGGTGGGCAGCAGCAGCAGGTAGGGCAGCCAGTCGATACGCAGGACGACCGGAAGACCGGGCCGCTCCAGGTGGCGCTGGGCGACGGTCATGGCCGGACGCGGGGAGGCGGAATGACCTCCCCGCGCTCACACTCCGGCATCGGCTAGTCCGGCCGGCAGGGCCGCTCCGGAGGGTCGGGCGGCGGGCAGATGGCGTTCATCGCCCGGTAGAGCTCCTCCAGGCGGCGCGCCTGCGCCGCCAGAACGTCCTCGATCTTCTTCCCCTGGACGGCGATCTGGGTGAACGTGTCCACGTATAGGGGGACGAACTCGCCCGAGCGCGCCCCCAGCCCGATGGGCAGCAGCGCCGTCCTGGCGTCCCGGGCGGTGGCCTGCGCGGTAACCCCGTCCGCCATCACCTTCAGTCCTCCTGTGGGCACCGCTCCGGCGGCCTCCCGCACCGTGGGGAAGAAGGCAACGCCCTGCAGGGTGAGGACCTGCGTGCGCGGCCGGGTGAGGTACTCGATCAGGCGCGCCGCCCCCTCCGGGTTGGGCGAGTACCGTGGAATTCCCAGCCCGGCGATGACCGCCAGGAAGGATCGGCCCCGCGGCCCGGCCGGGGAGGGCAGGACGACGAAGTCGTCGGGCCGCTCCCGCAGGGCTGGCAGGAGGCGGGCGGTGTGGTCCCAGGCCACCCAGACCTCGCCCCGCAGCAGCGGCTCGTGCATGAAGGTGTACAGGAAGGACGACGGGTGGGTCACCCCCCAGAGCCGGCGCAGGTACTGCCACATCTGCACGGCCTCCGGCGACTTGAATTTCTTCACCTGGGCACCGGTGTAGGCGGGGTAAATGTAGCCGTGGAGGAACCGCCCGTACAGCCCACCGGGAGCTGCGGGGAAGCCCAGGCGGCGCTCGCCGGTGGCCTGCCTGATGTTCTCCCCCCACTGCAGCAGGTCCTCATAGGTCATGGCCTGCGGGTTCCGCCCGGCGGGGAAGTGGGGCAGGGCCCGCTTGTGCGCTGCGATCAGGTAGGTGGCCTGCATCCAGGGGATGAAGGCCTGCACCCCGCCGATCTGCCCGGCCTTCACCAGGTCGGGGATGAAGGTGCGGTCGCGGCGGGCTTCCAGCTGGCGCAGCACATCCGCCACATCGCGCAGCGCGCCCTCGGCTACCAGCAGGGGGAAGTCGCCGTGCAGGGTTCCGGTAACATCGACCGTGCCCCGCCCGGCCCGAGCCTCGGCCACCAGGCGGTCGATGTAGGGGCCGGCCAGGTCGCCGATGAAGCGCACGCGGATCCCTGTCTCCTCCTCGAACCCCTTGAGCAGGGTGGTGCGCGCCCACTCCTGTTCGTGGACGGGGTTGAGCTGTGTGGAGGTGAACGTCAGCTCAACGGCCGGTGCGGAGGCCGCCGGCACCGCGCCGGCAAGCACACCCAGCAGCAACAGCAAGACCAGCCTGCTCGCTCTCATCCCGCGCCTCCTTTCTCCGTACCGTTCTGGCCCGCCACACTGCGCCGCCCGCGGGACAGGGGAGAGAAGCCGCCACAAACGACAACCGGCCCGGAAGAACCCACCGGGCCGGAACGCGCACGGTGCCGCTCCTCCTCCGAAACGCCTACGGGGTTAGCTGACGGGCTCGGGCTTCAGAGGATGCCCTAGCTCCGCCCGATGGCGGAGATTCGCCCCACAAGTACGGAGTCCCCCGCTCCCACCCTGGGATTCGGCGCAGCAGGCTTCTCTATGGCACTACCCCTCTTTCACGCACACCCACCATAGCACAGGGGTTCCCCCAGCGTAAACCGCCGCGTCTGCGCAGTTGTTCCGAAGCTCCTGCGTTGCCAGCCCTGGTCGCATCGGGCGGCCCGCGGCGCACTGCAGCCGCCGCGGCAGGGGTTCGCTACAGGGCGCTACGTCCGCCGTCGACGACGATCACCTGGCCGGTGATGTAGTCGGAGGCCGCCGACGCCAGGAAGACGGCCACACCTTTGAGCTCACCCGGCCGGCCGATGCGGCCCAGCGGCGTGTGCGCCTCCACCTCCCGTTGGGCCCGCTGCAGGACCGCCCGGCTCATCCGCGTGGGGAAGAAGGCGGGGGCGATGGCGTTGACGTAGACGTTGTAGCGGGCCCACTTCACGGCCAGATCCCGGGTGAAGGCCACCAGCCCCCCTTTGGCCGTGCTGTAGCCGATGGCGTCCAGGATCTCCGGCGGATCGCCCAGCAGCCCGGCCAGGGAGGCGATGTTGATGATCTTGCCGCGGCGGCGCTGGACCATCAGCCGGCCCACGGCCTGGGTCACCAGAAAGGTCCCGGTGAGGTTCGTCTCCAGGACCTGACGCCACTTCTCCAGCGGCATCTCCAGGACTGGTGCGCCCCAGGAGATGCCGGCGTTGTTCACCAGGATGTCGATGGCGCCGAAGCGGTCCAGGGCTGCGCGCACGCACGCCTCCACCTGGTCGGGCTGGGTGATGTCGCAGACCACACCCAGGCAGGCCATCCCGGCGGCCCGGAGCTCCTCCTCCGTGGGGCGTAGCCACTCCTCCCGCCGTGCGGCAATCACCAGCGCTGCCCCGGCCTCCCCCAGCCCTTCGGCCATCTCCTTCCCCAGGCCGCGGGAGCCCCCGGTGACCAGGGCCACCCTGCCGGAGAGGTCAAAGAGCTCCTGCACCCGCACACCTGCAGACTAGGCGACGTCCCGCCACTGAGTCCAGATCAGGCGGCAACGGGTCAGCGGAAGGCACGCAGCATGGGTTCTAAGTCGATGCCCTCCAGCTCCTGGGGCCACATGGGGACTCGCCGCTGCGCTTTCCGCCTGCGGGGGTTGCGGTAGACCACGCCCAGCGGCGAGCGGCCGCGGCGGCGGAAGTCGGCCAGCAGCTCCCAGGCCGCCTCCAGGCTGGTGGGGTCGTGATCCGCGGGGACAGGCTGCAGGCGCTCCCGGAACCAGTCGTAGGTGTTGAACTTGTTGTAGGTGACGCAGGGAGAGAAGTCGTTGACGAAGGCGAATCCCGGGTGCTCCATGGCCTGCGCGTAGACTTCAGCGGCATGCTTGGGATCGCCGGAGAAGGACTGGGCGATGAAGGTGGCGCCGGCGGCCAGGGCCAGCCGCAGCGGGCTGAAGGGCGGCGGCTCCTCCTCGGAGAACTCGGGGAAGTCCTGCCCCAGCCCTCCGGTGGGAGAGCGCTGCCCCGTGGTCAGCCCGTAGACCCCGTTGTCCATGACAATGAGCGTCACCTGGGGGTCCCGACGGCAGGCGTGCACGAAGTTCTCCACCCCGATGGCAAAGGTGTCCCCGTCGCCGGCCAGTGCCACCACGCGCAGGTCCGGGTTGGCCATCTTCACCCCCAGGGCATAGGCCAGCGGACCGCCGTGGGTACCGTGGAAGCCGTTGCCGTTCAGGTAGTTACGGATTTGCCCTGAGCAGCCGATTCCCCCGATGAGCAGTACCTCGTGCGGCACCAGCTCCAGGCGGGTGAAGGCCAGCTTCAG includes these proteins:
- a CDS encoding trehalase family glycosidase; translated protein: MITSDAALAAAAEAVLRTNDLGDYTRPSPRLYPHQWNWDSAFIAVGWGHLDWLRATREVESLLAGQWINGMVPHIRYNPAVRDYTPGPENWPGVPVRHPGERTSGITQPPVLASAVSLLGLMQPDVDIRMTWWRRVYEPLRASVRFFPERRTAGGSPLILVLHPWESGLDNSPRWDHLVGLGLKPSRSYRRTDTTVVQAAERPTAADYDLYMYLVEVITGAGYELPEVLACSPFAVYDALFNAIWYQAATDLNSIAAALDEPPPLPQEELEAFREAYRRTLWSEEAQLFRDYDLQRGAQIPVDTVAGLVAIFAGLIDAGQAAAMAARYRRRSHGCRLLPSVPPDQPGFDPARYWRGPVWVNINWLLLRGLERLGLREEARELAEETLDLVRTGGFYEYFHAYTGEGRGGQDFSWTAALVLDLLHRPVV
- a CDS encoding M3 family oligoendopeptidase — its product is MRITTDPRKAFPRRFVPPTANMGRWEEIEPLGQALLARQPQSPQALEQWLEDTSELAAAVWEERNRRYIAMTCQTDDPDRERAFLAFVQQVEPRVKMLGHRLDEAYLHNPHRTGLPPRYRLLDRRIENRFSLYRDENIPLEVRENELRTRYQKVSGAMTVVFRGEERTLPQMAVFMEDPDRATRQEAWELVARRRLQDREILEDLFDQLRAVRLQIAANAGFTSYVDYIFRRYERFDYTPQDCVRFHHAVEEHFVPLMEHLLRQRQRLLGVDRLRPWDLDVDPLGRPALRPFAVADDLVARAEEVVRRVDPELGEHFRFMREEALLDLESRKGKAPGGYQSELTERRWPFIFMNAVGLDRDVRTLLHEAGHALNSIAAREEPLLEYRDPPLEFAEVASMGMELLSAPHLEVFYPRPEDRRRAYRERLEGIVRLLPWVATVDAFQHWLYAHPAHTPEERRSAWVATYTRFHRTVDWSGYEEALGYQWHRQLHIFLHPLYYIEYGIAQLGALQVWLRSRTDYRDAVARYRAALALGGTRPLPELFTAAGAQFRFDAETVAPLAEALAEELAQIPDA
- a CDS encoding ABC transporter ATP-binding protein → MATIALQRVRKQFGRVIAVDDVSLEIGDGEFMVLLGPSGCGKTTVLRCLAGLERVDSGRVFIGGRDVTDWPPARREIAMVFQSYAVFPHMTVFDNIAFGLRMRRLPPAEVRQRVEEGAALLQIDHLLDRYPGQLSGGQRQRVAVARAIVMRPQVLLMDEPLSNLDALLRLQMRAELKRLHGEVRSTTVYVTHDQVEALSLGERIAVMKDGRIVQCDTPARVYDTPVNQFVGGFIGNPPMNFLEAILRWEEGRQVVEVAGVSIPANGRTSAEVSGPVLLGIRPEHIAVSLQPVPEGIPARVLVLEPVGPQQLLTVEAGGAVLKVTTAVEFHATGGSCVWLRFDPARIRLMDARSGQALPHG
- a CDS encoding protein-disulfide reductase DsbD family protein, whose product is MEQHYIHRLPVTTLLLRLGKTPLLPPPRPVRQLPYLEILTAATETALYPGNLVTIYADLQPHPGVGVYAPGVAGYQGVALTLEPQPYLQVRTVHYPAATVLPVPIPGETLTVYNRPVRISVEVALGNRLELQPVYEAGGTLEIRGKLAFQACDDRACYPPQEVPLLWTFSLRPPDLERPPEALQYREKGAKR
- a CDS encoding carbohydrate ABC transporter permease — its product is MSRPARQALLGVTVALLAAWVLLPLVLIALASFTPRSQLYAWPRPLLPQPWSAETMRFFFQAQGVLPSTLNSLLVAALTIGLSVAIGAPAGYALSRFRFPGREIFRLGILATKMFPATILAVPLAVAFIRWGLYDTLWGVAFVHTALALPFTIIITMSVFLGVPLELEEAALTLGCSRLQAFRRVALPIALPGLAAAAIFTFVLSWNEVFAATILTLRNRTLPALVMNAVGAAGAPLDYRFAAGFFMIVPALIVILLIRRYLLTLWGVTVR
- a CDS encoding acyl-CoA dehydrogenase family protein, with product METQTALTTRGGGFLLAEGDPLAVFTPERLSEEHRLAARSVTEFLERQVLPQTAALEGKDWELTRRLLRELGELGFLGTEVPEAYGGLGLDKITSLVIADALGPASSFAVSVGAHVGIGMLPIVFFGNEEQKQRFLPRMARGELIGAYALTEPTAGSDAMAIRTSAVRTPDGSAYLLNGSKQFITNAAFADLFITFAKVDGEQHTAFIVERSTPGLSIGPEEHKMGIQGSSTASLLFDNARVPAENLLGQVGQGFKIAMNILNMGRFKLAAGCLGAARATFREAVLYARERRQFGRPISSFGLIKQKLAQMAMRLYAAESMVYRTGGLVELALGGAHANSQAVMAALEEYAVECSINKVFASEVLDFVVDETVQIFGGYGFIEEYPAARAYRDARINRLFEGTNEINRMVVTGMLLRRAQRGQLPLVQAARAATEELLAPPAAGDGQGTGPLAAERQQVALAKKAALFTSGVALQKHASGIEEQQEILAWLADMVAEIFAMESAVLRAAQAAAGEETLHTLLARGYVQEALPRLDGLARQVLAASAEGEDLRTVLAGLRRLLRYTPVNTVALQRAIADRAVEAGRYPL
- a CDS encoding thiolase family protein, which translates into the protein GNKYAPNPALTATWPEVFISMGLTAELVAKRFHISREEQDRFSLRSHQRAAAAIAAGRFADEILPLEVTRWEEEDGRPRKRQVTFAVDEGVRTDTSLEKLAALPPVFARDGVITAGNASQTSDGAAAVVVAAPEVAARLGAKPLGLFRAFAVAGVPPEIMGIGPVEAIPKALRQAGLRLEDLDLIELNEAFAAQALAVVRALELNEEHLNINGGAIALGHPLGATGARMTTTLLYEMQRRQARYGMVTMCIGGGMGAAGIFERP